In one window of Juglans regia cultivar Chandler chromosome 3, Walnut 2.0, whole genome shotgun sequence DNA:
- the LOC109010014 gene encoding NADPH-dependent aldo-keto reductase, chloroplastic-like, which translates to MAHEIRFFELNTGAKIPSLGLGTAQVDPGLVDEAVATAIKVGYRHIDCAQLYGNEKEIGLILKKLFEDGVVKREDLWITSKLWSTDHASEDVSEALDTTLRNLQLDYLDLYLFHWPVRIKKGSIGIKPENLIQPDIPSTWKAMEALYVSGKARAIGVSNFSSKKLGHLLEVARVPPAVNQVECHPSWQQAGLHAFCKSQGVHLSGYSPLGSPGTTWLKSDVLKNPILGMVAEKVGKTPAQVALRWGLQMGHSVLPKSTHEGRIKDNFDIFNWSIPEVLLAKLSEIEQACIQLDIVFLNYTSGSLTAPFFFMANSIYSFYQLIQSLFPANMLSSELALRRCYCKIDNRELRTGLLRNYGMAKYEQRDNMFCGLSVFVKV; encoded by the exons ATGGCACACGAAATTCGGTTCTTCGAGTTGAACACGGGAGCTAAGATCCCTTCTTTGGGACTGGGGACGGCGCAGGTTGACCCCGGCCTCGTCGATGAAGCCGTGGCCACTGCCATCAAG GTTGGATACCGCCATATTGATTGCGCTCAACTCTATGGCAATGAAAAggag ATTGGTCTCATTCTGAAGAAACTATTTGAAGATGGTGTGGTGAAGCGTGAGGATTTGTGGATTACCTCTAAACTCTG GAGCACTGATCATGCATCTGAAGATGTTTCAGAGGCTTTGGATACTACTTTGCGAAACTTGCAACTTGATTATCTTGACTTGTACCTT TTCCATTGGCCAGTCCGGATAAAGAAGGGGTCAATAGGCATTAAACCAGAAAATCTCATTCAACCAGATATACCTAGCACATGGAAAGCAATGGAAGCACTCTATGTTTCTGGAAAGGCTCGAGCTATTGGTGTCAGCAATTTCTCTTCAAAGAAGCTTGGCCATCTGTTGGAGGTAGCACGGGTGCCTCCTGCTGTTAACCAAGTGGAGTGCCACCCTTCATGGCAGCAGGCAGGATTACATGCATTTTGTAAATCCCAGGGAGTTCACTTATCT GGATATTCGCCATTAGGCTCTCCTGGCACTACGTGGCTCAAGAGTGACGTTCTTAAGAATCCAATTCTAGGTATGGTTGCAGAGAAAGTAGGCAAAACTCCTGCACAAGTAGCCCTTCGTTGGGGTCTGCAAATGGGTCATAGTGTGCTTCCAAAGAGTACACATGAAGGAAGGATTAAGGACAACTTTGATATCTTCAACTGGTCTATACCTGAAGTCTTGCTCGCCAAATTGTCCGAAATTGAGCAGGCATGTATTCAGTTAGACATTGTCTTTCTAAATTATACTTCAGGATCACTTACTGCACCTTTCTTTTTCATGGCCAATTCTATATATAGCTTTTACCAGCTTATACAGTCGCTATTTCCTGCTAATATGTTATCAAGTGAATTGGCCCTTAGGCGTTGCTATT GCAAGATTGATAACAGGGAACTTCGTACAGGACTGTTGAGGAATTATGGGATGGCGAAATATGAGCAGCGAGATAACATGTTCTgt GGTTTGAGTGTTTTTGTCAAAGTTTGA
- the LOC109010016 gene encoding NADPH-dependent aldo-keto reductase, chloroplastic-like, which produces MVVTFYNRSLISSSLELSRLIVMVTSLLSMAQEIRFFELNTGAKIPSLGLGTGQVDPSLLGEALATAIKVGYRHIDCAQLYGNEKEIGLILKKLFEDDVVKREDLWITSKLWSTDHAPEDVSEALDTTLRNLQLDYLDLYLIHWPVRMKKGSIGIKPENLIQPDIPSTWKAMEALYVSGKARAIGVSNFSSKKLGHLLEVARVPPAVNQVECHPSWQQAGLHAFCKSKGVHLSGNSPLGSPGSSWVKSDVLKNPILGMVAEKVGKTPAQVALRWGLQMGHSVLPKSTHEGRIKDNFDIFNWSIPEVLLAKLSEIEQERLMTGNSYLVHETFGPYRTVEELWDGEI; this is translated from the exons ATGGTTGTCACCTTTTATAATAGGAGCCTTATCTCTAGCTCTTTAGAGCTATCTCGTCTCATAGTTATGGTTACAAGCCTCTTGTCTATGGCACAGGAAATTCGGTTCTTCGAGTTGAACACGGGAGCTAAGATCCCTTCTTTGGGACTAGGGACGGGGCAGGTCGACCCCAGCCTCCTCGGTGAAGCCTTGGCCACTGCCATCAAG GTTGGATACCGCCATATTGATTGCGCTCAACTCTATGGCAATGAAAAggag ATTGGTCTCATTCTGAAGAAACTATTTgaagatgatgtggtgaagCGTGAGGATTTGTGGATTACCTCTAAACTCTG GAGCACTGATCATGCACCTGAAGATGTTTCAGAGGCTTTGGATACTACTTTGCGAAACTTGCAACTTGATTATCTTGACTTGTACCTT ATCCATTGGCCAGTCCGGATGAAGAAGGGGTCAATTGGCATTAAACCAGAAAACCTCATTCAACCAGATATACCTAGCACGTGGAAAGCAATGGAAGCACTCTATGTTTCTGGAAAGGCTCGAGCTATTGGTGTCAGCAATTTCTCTTCAAAGAAGCTTGGCCATCTGTTGGAGGTAGCACGGGTGCCTCCTGCTGTTAACCAAGTGGAGTGCCACCCTTCATGGCAGCAGGCAGGATTACATGCATTTTGTAAATCCAAGGGAGTTCACTTATCT ggaAATTCGCCATTAGGCTCTCCTGGCAGTTCGTGGGTCAAGAGTGACGTTCTTAAGAATCCAATTCTAGGTATGGTTGCAGAAAAAGTAGGCAAAACTCCTGCACAAGTAGCCCTTCGTTGGGGCCTGCAAATGGGTCATAGTGTGCTTCCAAAGAGTACACATGAAGGAAGGATTAAGGACAACTTTGATATCTTCAACTGGTCTATACCTGAAGTCTTGCTCGCCAAATTGTCCGAAATTGAGCAG GAAAGATTGATGACAGGGAACTCCTACTTGGTCCATGAGACTTTTGGTCCGTACAGGACTGTTGAGGAATTATGGGATGGTGAAATATGA